In Magnolia sinica isolate HGM2019 chromosome 16, MsV1, whole genome shotgun sequence, the genomic window GAGAGTCTACTACTGAGCCAAAAGTAGGGACCCATTATCCCATGACAGTATGAAGCATAGGCATGTAAGATTTTCAGATGTTACTGTCTGACATCCCTGTGTTCCTGTAAACAACTGTCTGACTACAAAATTTCATGTGCATGATCTTGGAAAAATAGCCTCAACAAGATCCATCCATGCATCTGTCAAGGGAATGAGTTGTGTGCATGGATCGCTGTAAAATACTTGTGCAAAGATCAATCAtgtaaatttggtaaaaatggGTTAAGTGCTGTGTTATCAAGACCCAAGAGAACACAGCTATTGTGTGTGGGTGTAGGCATTAGAATGATAGGGTCCTTACCcttgcctcggtggtagactcacaagagtttcaacacgaggtcatgcgtttgagtacccattgtggtgaaattccaccgtgtggtgtgagtgtgtggggtgtgagtgcgtgtgttataaaaataaaaaataaaaataaaaaaaaaggcattAGAATGATCAAAAGGTTCCATACCTGATTCATGTCCAACACGGGTAGTTGAATACGAACAAAATAACAAAGAGCAAATAAAACTAGCCATTGGAGAGGGGTCTGATGCATACCTGCTATAAAAAACCTCCCAAGCAAAGCCCTCACAAATTGGATTTCTGCCTGGTGTGCACTGACGAACTTGGCCTGAAAGTTGGAAAAATCCTTCTAGTCATTTGATTGTCATCAAATTATTTAAGGGGCATGCTCCAGTGGTACCAATACCACCATCATAGCCTTACTGTGGCACCAACCATATGCGGGTCCCAGTGATGTGTTTGtggaatccaacccgtccatcagatgcttACCTAGCCCCCAGAAAccagcccaatccaaaactcaggtgggccatagtacTTGGAACATGTTGAGAGGGAACACGAACCATTGATTAGAGTGGAGGGCTACTGTGTTGTATATATAGAATGCAATTTATATAAGACCCTTCATCCAGGACAAGTGAAGGTtcaggccaaaaatcaggcttgTTTTACAGTATGCCCTCGTTAAATTTGAGGGTTTGCCTTCCCTCTCAGCTTGTTTCTGGGCCACTGCagtttgtatcaggatgattATTGGGCCTTAAGTGTTTCTGACGCATCTGATTAAAGGGTTGAATGGTGCAATATATCACGTGGGCCCAACTTATAGGTACCAATATAAGGGCAGTGGTGGTACCGGTAACACTAGAGCACGCCCCATTAATACTCAAGTCAACCTAAACCCCACATAGGATACTATTTATGATTCACAGTTTTGTTTTAATATGGCTGGTGAGAATGACAAGTGGAAGAACTAGAAAGAAATAGATATGGGTTGGACATAGTTTAAACTTGAGATAGGTCAAGAAGGGAAAAACCAATGTTTTTTTGGTACCTTGGGTAGATAATAGATTGTTGCAAACCTCATTTTCCTACCATTCAGTAAATGGAAACAAATCATGGACATGTTCAAGAAGCTTACTATTTCACCAGAAGCAGAATCCACTACTTGATCAAGTCGAGCCTGATGCCTTGTGAGGAATGGGCGCAGATGCCTTGTGTACAATTGCCTTGACCCCTGACAACAAGGCAAACACATCACTGACCCGTCGAAGAATCTCTGTGGGCTCTGCCCCAATCTATCTAAAAGTTCATCTCTAACAAGTTAAATTAGAGAAACCATCGCAGAAACACAGATGGAAATAAATTGAAACAGACAGAGACTGAAGTGGAAGGGTCTAGCATCTAAATAGAACATGAAGCATGAGCCATTATCTGAAAATCTATAACTGAAACAGAAAACAGTGAAGATGTGCATTGGGCCCACCAACTGCAACTcaaatgttttcaatggtggcAATGGCATGCAGATGATTTTGGCTTTCTTGGACCCAGCAAAGGTCGAACGTACAGACCAGGAGGCCGCTTTTGCTATCAGGGAGGCCGTTAGGCTGGTCCCCAAGCAATTCCAGCAGCAGGAAATCATCATTGAATGTCTCAGTCACTGGGAGAAAGGGAAGTCTGATATTCCTTGGTCTTTATCTTctgtttttagggtaattagtgGTCTATCTCAGCAGGGGCTAAACATTTTGTTTGCTCTTGCTAATCTAGAGATTTATTCATTGGTGTGGAATTTGGCATCCAAGGTGTGCATGCATCCCTTCCTTTGTATAGACTGCATCCTCtctgatctctctccctctcccttcctctctccacGTGTTGCACATGCTATACCCTCTAGAACAATTATAAGTATCTGACAAACTTGGATAACATTTGAGTGCATCTATTGCACCCCTTGGAGAGCCAGTGCACTACGTAATACATTGAACTTCACATATTTAATCAAAAACTTTGTTTGCACACTGCTTAGCACGCTTTGCAAAACCTAGCTCTCTACCACTCCAGACTGAGGATGCTACCCTTGGCTATCTTCCGTTGCAAAGGTGCCCTAAAAGCAAACCATCCAGATCCTTAATGGGCTAACCTTCATCATACATTTGGAATTAAATCCCAAGGTGCTTCTTCACCATTCCACCCTCCTTAAGTACCTCACAAGTGACTAAATTTGAGGCGATCAcaaccaatgttccaaatatcggcgatattatggATTATATCGCCAATACTATCAGTATCGCTAGGTCAGCAACACCGAAATTGCTGGAATtgtaatatcgccaatattttcaataatATCGGTGATACTTGGCGATATTATCAATACCAGCAATACTTTGAGAAGAATCCTTTATAAAAGTTTCCTAGTATCGGCAATACCATTGATAATATCCCAAATACCAGGATCGGTAAATGGGTGCAACGAAGATGGCCGGAACTCAAAaggtgacaaaaaaaaaaaaaaatcatagaaacttccttttttttttcaaatgttagTATGGATTGTAATAGAAATCCATatctatgcatgattctcatgcattgacatggatttgtgggaaataaaaaattttaaaaaaataataataataacatttaaGCAAACAATGGGGAAATTGAGGAaatcttattttttttcatttttatattgaaaattgtgtTCTTCACTCTTAATTAACGTGGAAATTTTATATATTGAGAAGTGTTGGCCAATCTATTGATTGGctacaaatattatatatttattttataataattttatCGAAAACACATGGTTAGGCCACTATAAAATGGAAACTTACTATGCAATTTTGATTCCTATGTGCGtaaacatgtgtcttttaacatctcctgaagttttacCGAAAAATTCCACCTTTTACCCAACATTACCCCAAATGTTTCCCTCAGACAATGATATTTTTTCGAGACTAATATATGTTTCTATATCCCCGGTCATCGATACATGTAATAATACCAATACTTCAAACACTGATCACAACACAATACTCGTCTTTGTTGACGTATGGGACCTGCCTGGCTGGCAACCTACCCCACCCACCTCAGTAGATACAGATGCCAGACCAGCTTGCCACTCCGGCATTGCTCTTGATAGGCATGTACAGGACCTATAATGCCTGGAAGGTGTGCTTTCTtcaacatgtgttgtgtgcaatAGGTGTCACCCTCCCTCACTCATACCATAAAAGATTATGTACTCTGTAGTTGGCAGATAAAATCAGTATCTTAAAGGGAAGGATCACATGGTTCATTCATCTGATACACACGATTTTTACAACCATATGGATCCACCGAGAAAAGAAAGTTCCCCATGTAAAGAAAAGAATAATTAATACATTATAGATGATAAATACATGTAACTTCTCTCTGACACATCTACCATGcattatcatcatcaactgcCACCAATACGTCCAAACATTTAGTAAATTGTGAAATTTATAGCAGCTCTTCCATGCAACATTGAGTGAAAGAAACATCATGTTGGCTTAGTGACTTttttgcttttcttcttcttcttcttatgtgtgtgtgtgtgtctgggGGGGCAGAGCATGCTCAAGGTTCAGAGAAACATACATCAGCAGGTGGAAATTGGAGCCAAACAAGAAACGCAAACTTCACATAGTAATATGGCGGAAACCTGCAAACATCACAAATAAGTGAATTTTAAAAGACCAAGTATAAAGTTCATTATCATTATAAAATATTGTCAAATACTTGAGTACAAATGCACAAGGTGAAACTACCTAAAGACAAAACCTTCACACTAGGTGAAAAGGAAATTTTTATAATTCAGGAATTGTGTAACACAGATATAGGTGAGCATGACATCATGATACAACAGCAATCAAGACCCAAATATTCATTGTGAGCAGGTTAACATTTGTTTTCCAAAATATCGATTTACCAATCAAGTAAAGAACTGTTTCAGCAAGGAACCACGAAAAGCAGTTCAAACAACTGTCTGCATCATGCCTAAGTGTTTAATTAGGCGAACTGTTGCATTTAAACCCTTCTTATTTTTTATCTAAGGCCCACCTAATAAACCCGCTATTTATGGTATTCTCAGCATAGGACTGATGGGAAGCTCTTTTAGGATCAAAGAAACATCCAACTTCTTCTCAAGTGGATTTGCACTCTTCAAAGACCAAAATTGCTAAACTTCTATGTCTTTTTAGTAAAGTCCGTAAAGAAAAAAGGTggcctatttttattttatatttttctatttagtTTTCCATACCCCTAGGCCCTCTATGCTATCAATTCATTTAAACAGTAGATTGTCAACATCAAGAGGTTCAACTTTTTACATTATCATCCCTCATAGTTCATTCCTCAAGAGTCGAGAGTGTATTCATTTGACCAATAAGCTGATGCCTGATGCACACTCCTTTTTTTGTGAAAAGGACTTGCATCTGAACACCAGCAACCATGCAATTGTGCACTATATTTGGAACAGAGAGGTGATTAAAAGAACAAACTCGTTGACTGTAATaaacttgttgattgtaatcaaccatgtaatagactattaaatAGTGCTTGATtgcaatcaacctatgtaatagtcaatCACATTGCGCCTGTGGGAGTTTAATGCTCTCATCACCCGTCCCCAACGTGGAAAAAGTAGGAGGGTTGCCATAACTTCCAAcatagccgaccccaattagttggggttaaggctcagatgatgatgatgtcatgaGGGGATTAGAAGGAAAATATGGGCACACCCATATAGGGTGGTTGTAAAAgaattttctcaaaataaaaCTTCACAATGTATTCCAGTGAAGTTTTATGAGATTCCAGGAATATGGACGACAACCATAAGATTTTCGAGGAAGTAACGACCGATCCATCTGTCCGCAACAGAAAAGAATTGCAGACTTTAGTGCAGTTGAGTACATAATGGTAAGTGGTGAATGATTAGTCTCGAAACCCTGTCCTACAAAAATACCAAGAGATGCTTCTGATTTTCAATATACCCTGGATTCAACCAACATAAGCAGAAACCTGACGTTTGCATAACTAACTGATGTAAAATATCATGTCATTAAGAGATTGAAAACACGAAAAACCTACATGCCTGGTACAGGTTATTAAAGAACTGGCAAAAATAAGGGGCAATAGACTCATGTTGTCAGTTGCAATTAGAAGTACACAGTTACTAAGAGAAAAATGCCATCCATCCCCATGAGTTACCAAGGTCACTGACAATAGAGAATGTCAAAAAGGAACTGAGACCCATACCAGGAGAGAATTTTGTCAGAGAAAACTTCTGCAAGGCTGAAAGATCCGTATGCTGCCAATATGAAGCAGAAACAAATGTTCTATCATTATCATACAGCATGCAGGCTAGGGGCCCGTTTGGCACGTGTCATATAGCTGTGTAGATAACGTAGTCTGGATATGgcaatattttatgataattacAATTACGATGATAATATTCATCTATTGTTTGGCAGTAATACTAATAATAGCTATTGGTAAAAGCTTGTATGGTTAGTGAACAGCATTCAATAGCAGATACTGTCTCGCATCACTGCATGTGTCTCGGGCTAGAGAATTTTTTGTAATGCTCCATTGTGGCTGAGTCaacaatttagatggtctggattattGTATAAGTATAACCTTGAGACATATAATTTTATGAGGggatgtgtatcaaccatcatactccAAAGCTGTAATAATCCCCATGCCCTGTGAAATCAGTAAACCCAGCAACACACAATGACTTGATGATAGGCATATGGAAGCATGCCTACCTATGTCTAACATGGGGGAACTACTTATGTTCATgagatcaacaccatccatcaggtgagccacccCATGCTTGACCTTgacccaaaacttaggtgggccaaaccataggaaacagtgaaatTCATTCATTGAACCTTTTAATTCACCGTGGTggacccaccttagttttggaatgGCCAGATATTTTGGGATTCTCTTCATCCTCATAGATCTCAtcatatgaacaaattggatttcatataaacaccacggtgggccacTCGCAAAACCAATGGTAGATATTCCCTTTcaaactgtttcccatggtagggcccaccaaagctttggattggcctgatttttgggatccatGGTGAACATGAGGCGGTGTATCCATGGCGGTTTAGATCCTACACACAACCCCTCTTCCTGCCCCCCTATGTGGCTATGCAAGGATGCTACCATGGTCATTACAAAATAGTTGGATTCACTTCTTTCTCAGAATCCAGCTATTAGTAATAATCTATAGCGTAGCAATTAACAAtgagcctgtttggattcatggaaagcataGGGAAGGAAATAGTGTTTATTGGAAAACCTATTTTCTAGGAAACTGTtggaaaggaaacattgttttcCTCTTTTTTTAAACAAGATTTTCCAAGAAAAATTTAGGATCTTCAAATTTGTTGTTTGGCAAAACAAAAGATTTCTTAGGAAAAAAAGCTCTAGGTAGTCACTAGCATGTGCCAAATTAGCACATGTAGTACACgtgggatgcttgaagatggatagtGGCACATGGCATACGCAGCATATGTGGGCTCTTGAAGCTGAATTGTGGCATACGCAGCATATGTGGGCTCTTGAAGCTGAATTGTGGCACACGCGAtacatgtgaggtgcttgaagttCTACAGTGGAACAGGTTGCACAAGACATACATTGGCACATTTGACACGTGAGCACTTGAAGCTAGATGGCAACACTTGTGCACATTGGcaccattggcacatgtggcatattaaGAGagattgaagatggatggtggtagatgtggcacattggcacatgtggagtCCTTTGCACACGTAAGGTGCAAGAAAAGATGAAAGGTGGTACATGTGGCATGTTGGCAGTAGCACGTGAGGGGCAAGAGAAGATGGATCGTGTCACATGTGGCCCCATTAGCACATGTGAGATGCTTTACACATGTGGggcacaagagaagatggatggtgacatGTAGCACATTAGCTCATGTGGCATAGTGGTACATGTGGGGCATAATTGAAGGTGGACAATGGCTCATTTGGCACATGTGAGGCAATTGAAGATGGACGGTGGTACATTTGGGCTTAACCCTTGAGAAACCCATTTTCGTTCCATTATAGGTAAATGCAATCATGAGGTGGGAAAATAAAGAAAGTGTTTCCCACAAAGAAAGACTTCACAAACAACAAAGAGTGAGTTTCATGGGAAACAATGTTTCACTTCCtttcctttccatgaatccaaattggccttaaaaaaaaaaaaggcaggaaTAATGCTATCTTACTAACCGTGCTGTCTgcatagagattttttttttttttttttaaaagatgtcCACATAGAGATTTAGCAAGCCAAACAAGAAATTGTCTGTGTTGGCAGCACTATTTCTACACGAATAGTGCTATGACGCACACCAAACGGGCCCTACAGCaagtaaaattaaataaaaaggtAGAAAGGTTTAACATGAACCTAATATCCATTTTTTGCACGCGTAATAATAATAACATGCATGGACCTCAATGCTAAAGTGAGAGGCCAAAATAACAGCAGAAGCATGAAGTATGCTATGCTACTAGTTAGCAATGTGAAGTCTTCATAAAAGGAGgcttttatgtttttttattgggaacatttttttattaatataaaataaaacatataaacgaTAAATAAAGTCAATGGATAAGAGTTAGTAATGCATATAAAAAGAATACTTAAACCCTTGGTGAGGATATTTGTCATTTCATTCGCCTCTCTAGGAGTAAGATTAAAGGATCCCTTTAATACCTCAAGGGATTTAATCtgatttatttcaaaatataatttCCAAGGTTTGTCATATTGTAATAAAATGCAATTCGGCtaacagatttttttatttttatttttttaaaaggatatcTGTGCAATACTATCAGATTTATATGCTTGCTGATTGTAAATTGAGGACAATGTTGTCCCATAGGCTTATAAAACATCTTCCATGAGAACATGAATTATGGCTGCCATGGTTATGGTACACTGCCATATCCTCAAGGCTCAAGGGCCTGGCTTGTTAGCTAAAAGCACACGGTGAACCTTAGGAACATATAAGCAAGAAGATTTCCAATCTTAAGTAGAGAACCCAAAAACAACCAAGCAGACTCATCACCTGCCCAGTATACAAGCCACCGTTCTTGCTCGCTCTGATCTTTCCTCTCTATGGCCTTGAATGTAGAGTATACAGGCAAAACAATTCCCACGGTACAGCTGAAGAAGCCAAAAATAATCAATAACACCAGCTGTTatgtcattaaaaataaaaataaaaataaaaataaaaagccaaCCTAAAATTTCCCATGGCTACTACGATAGAAAGCATAGTATTCAAATATCAAGAGACATGCTAATTGTGAAGATTGGCATTACTCctgatatataataaaaataaaaataaaaataagaacttTAACAATAGAATAGAATGCCAATTAAAAAGTTTATAAACATATtgagattgctgaccaagaagtttcccaaaatgaccactttcgatgcCTTGGGTTAATAGTTCATgaaagtggagagattgagaaggatgttgcccatagaattcaagctggtgCAAGAAATGGAGATGCaactctagagttttatgtgatcgttgtTTATAGCTCaagctgaaagggaaattttacaGGATGATTGTAGCTATAAGACAagtcatgctttatgggacaaaattttAGCAGTTAAGGAACagcatgttcataggatgattgtagctgaaatgaggatgttgagatggatgatggCAAGACGAGAAAGGATAAAATcaaaaatgaatgcattcgaggaacCTATCAGTAGCACCGATAgaaataagatgagggaaagtagatttggatggtttggtcatgtgcaatggggaCCAAGAACCACACTAGTTAGAAGTGAGTTAacacaagttgaaggctctaaaagcgcaagggaaaggcccaaaaggatgtggatggaggtagtaagaaaagacttgatgacctatggtctaactgaaggtatggccgTCGATGGATTGGCatgcagaacaggattcatgtagccaaccccaattaattgggataaggcttagataatggTGGTGGCGGTGGTGGTATATCttaacaatagaatgaagaagATTCTTTACAAAGTTCTCTTGTTTGAAACTGCAAGAATCTAGAGCTTACCATGCAGTTCGAATAACAACATTGGAACCAAGTGGGCAGAGCAGCAACCGCAACCCAACCTGCAAAGATTGAATCTTGAAGCAAATTAAACATCAATGTGGAATATACTTTTATTGTCCATAGGTAGACTACAATAAGAACTTCAATTTCTCATCATATCACAACTCATCCACAGAAGCACCACTGGTCATCACATGTACGATATATGCTAAACTAAAACCAATTGGCATCTAATGCTACGGATATCGATTGTTGCATTTAATGATCACTTACGACTAAAAAATTCTCTTTGTTGCAAGTAGTCAAATCTAAACCAATGCAAATGAATAGAATCAATCCACTCAAGAAGAAAACAATAGCACTTAGcactttttttctttgtttttatatttcttccttcctttttgtcATCTTTCTTTCTAACAAGAACCAATGTTCCATCGGTGCAGGTCCCAtacaaacaacaaaaaaaacCTACAGAACTAAAATTCATTTAGTTGCAACTATTAAAACCAACCCACTTAAGAAACCAACAGCTCTTTTTTCACCTTTCTTTCTAAGGACCAATGGTCACTGGTGCAGGCTCCACACAAAGAAACACTAAAAACAATGTGTGTGCAATATGCATTTGCGACTTTACACAATTAGAACACATAAAGATCAGAACAATAAACAGCCGAGTGACAACCTCGTGATCCCTACCAATTAAAACTGGACATCCATACCGTGCATTTGGCgagtcccctctaggttatgggatatcccagaAATCAACCgtatcgaaaactcaagtgggccataccatctgaaaccatgtgaaattgtgcctaaaaccacttggtggggcccaactgagtttttgACATGGCTGAAACTTAATGTGACCCCCCTcaaccaagtgagacacacaatcgatgggttggatgtctgaaccacatctcaaaGGGCCCTATAAATGATCATGAATGATAGGTGGGTATCCACTTTCAACTGTTGCCTGTGGTCTGGCCCACTTAAGTCATTGATTGGCCtgctttttaggcccatggcccaccactgcatctgattgatggggtggatgtccacAATAgatcacagtagggcccacacagctcgacctcatgggaagctccccaAATAATCAAACCAGGTACAAGAAAATCACAACAAGATCAAGAACAAGAACAACAATGTCAATAATTATGTTAGATACTAAAACCAAtaataaaaacaacaacaacaataacaacataGACAGCCACTACTTAACATCCACCATAGATAAACCCTTTCTTTCTACTTCTGGTAAAACAATACTATgaaagttaaacaacaaccttAAAATAAGTAGAAAAACAAGGGTATATCTAATAACCAGGG contains:
- the LOC131229078 gene encoding HVA22-like protein k isoform X1, coding for MVNAAALLGSTITGEIQSLQVGLRLLLCPLGSNVVIRTACCTVGIVLPVYSTFKAIERKDQSEQERWLVYWAAYGSFSLAEVFSDKILSWFPPYYYVKFAFLVWLQFPPADGSRQLYTRHLRPFLTRHQARLDQVVDSASGEIAKFVSAHQAEIQFVRALLGRFFIAAHQMVKDVIQPVQPPGRAAIEGPRRQQRRQIEDSESDHDD
- the LOC131229078 gene encoding HVA22-like protein k isoform X3; this encodes MVNAAALLGSTITGEIQSLQVGLRLLLCPLGSNVVIRTACCTVGIVLPVYSTFKAIERKDQSEQERWLVYWAAYGSFSLAEVFSDKILSWFPPYYYVKFAFLVWLQFPPADAKFVSAHQAEIQFVRALLGRFFIAAHQMVKDVIQPVQPPGRAAIEGPRRQQRRQIEDSESDHDD
- the LOC131229078 gene encoding HVA22-like protein k isoform X2; protein product: MVNAAALLGSTITGEVGLRLLLCPLGSNVVIRTACCTVGIVLPVYSTFKAIERKDQSEQERWLVYWAAYGSFSLAEVFSDKILSWFPPYYYVKFAFLVWLQFPPADGSRQLYTRHLRPFLTRHQARLDQVVDSASGEIAKFVSAHQAEIQFVRALLGRFFIAAHQMVKDVIQPVQPPGRAAIEGPRRQQRRQIEDSESDHDD